The DNA window TCGGCGCGCCGACCGATGACATCGGCGGCTTGGGTCAGAAGCCCGATGTCGACCAGGTCGGCGTTGTCGGTGATGTTGTCGCGAACGGCGTCGAATGCTTGCTGCACCAACCGCGTTCCGGTGGCAGGCGGGATCAGTTCGACGGCGGCAGCAGCAAGCTTCGTACCAAGAGTTGTCAACGCCGCGACTGGGTTGACCAGGCCGACGCCGATCAGTTCGGCAACGGTGGCTGGGGTGATGACCTTCTCGGCGACAGTGACGACGCTGTTGAAGGCAATGGTTCCCAGCTTCATAAGCGCCTGGATCGCGTCGTTCGGACCGGGGATCTGAGTGCGCGGGTCCGAGGCTTCGGCAAGTCGTTGCGAAATGCTCTTCTCGGGCGCATAGGAGATCTGGTCCAGGCTGGTGCCTTGAACGTCGTCGTTGACGACGTTGACCGCCGTGGTGTAAATCGTTTGCGCCATCGCGGTCGCGATCGTCGATATCGCCGCAATGGGGTCGTGGAGGTCTGCGCGTGCCGCCACGTTCGATACGACTTGCAGCAGCGCGGCGTGGTCGGGAGCGTTGCAGGCGAGATCACCGGGCGCGCAAAGGTCTGCGACGCGGCCGGTGAGTGTTCCGTAGCTGGCCGAACCGGTCGCATGGTTACCGAGCGCCGCGGCGATTCCGCCTCCGTCGAGGCGGGTGTTGGGCAAGGTGATCGCCGAGACAGCGGAGTCGGGCAGGCTCGGTGGTGCCGACGGTGTGGTCTGCCCAGGGCGGCCCGGCAGCACCTCGGAATCTCGCTGTCGCGCAGGATTGGCGATCAACGCGATACCCGCAATGCGATCGGCCGGGATGGCTGTGGCGCCGGTGCCGACTCGTCGGCTGAACTCTGAAAGCGCTTGCGCCCCTTGGGCATATCCGGCCCCGCCGAGCTGTGTGTCCGGGCACTTCTGAAGAACATGGGTCGCGGACTCGACCAATCTGTCCGCCGCCGCGCTGATGGCTCGGGTGTATCCGTCGCCTGCAGCGCTCGAAGAACCGGTCGCAGCTGAGGCGTCTAGTTCGACGTAGGCGCGTTGAACCTTCGTGCCCGTTTCGGCAAGCAGTGGCCGAAGCATCGTTCCGAGCATTCCGGTGTCGGTGGTGGACGTAGCGTCGGGCGAGGTTTCTTCGGCGGGCTGGATGCCGAGCACATACAGTGCCGGGCATTCAGCCCCGGTTGGTGGCTCCGATGTGGGCTGCGACCATGCCGCGCCGGTCATGACGATCAACGCGGCGACGGTAGTGGCGCTTGCTGCCAGCACCCGCACCGGCGCCCGGTGCGCACCACGCTGCGCACACCGAACCCGGGCCCACTGGAACCGACTCATCGGCCAGCTCCTCCCGCGAGATCACGCGACAGAGCCGAGAACCAGTCGGCAGCGTTGGCAGTCTGGCCATCGGTGCCGTACCCGGTGTGATTGCCGGGCACATCGAGGTAGCGCCCCAGGACTGCGGGGTTGGCCAGATCGCTGTTGTCGGCGATGTTCTGCCCGATCGCTGCGACGAGTTGCCCGGCTAGACGCGGGATCTGTCCCAGCGGATCAGCAAGGATCGCCGAAACGACGCGGTCGGCCTTGTCGTTGGCAGCATGCGTCTCCTCCGGTGTCGGTGCCGCGGAGCGGGGGTCGGCAGCTTCGGCCAAGCGCTGAGAGACCGACCGGGACGGGGCGTAGGTGACCTGGCCGTCGACGACGCTGACATCGTTCACCAGGACGGAGGTCCTGGTGTCGGCCACAGTGTCCGACCAGGCATTCGAAAGAGACTGTGCGGCAGCGATCGGATCGCGCAGGTCTGCTTGAGCGGCGAGACCGGCGGCGGTCCGCAGGGCTGCGTCGTTGGCGGGAGCGTCACAGCTCAGATCGCCCGCAATGCAGAATTCTGCGACGCGACCGGACAAGTCGCCATAGCCTGATCCGCTGGCAGCGATGCCACCGGTCGGAGGTACGGGGTTGATCCGTACCTGGGTGGTCAGTTCCCCGTCCGATCCTGGCGGCGGGTTGGGCGTCAACTGGCCGGGCCGCCCGGGGAACGGATCGGTGCCCGGTGCACGAGAGGGATTGCTGAGCAAGGCGATCCCAGCCACCCGGTCAGCCGGTACGGGCCCGTTTCCGGAGCCGACATCGGCGGCGAAACTGGAAAGCACTTCCGCGCCTTGACTGAATCCGGCGGCGGCCAGCTGCGTGTCAGGGCATTGCGCGATGACCTGGGTGGCCATCGCGTTCAGCTGTGCGCGGGCCGCTTGAACGGAATCGCCGTAGGAGTCGGTACCTGCGCCGGTGCCGATCACGCCGCCGAAAGAGGCTGGGTAAGGCACGTAGGCGTGTCCGATACTCACCCCGTTCGCCAGCATCGGCCGGAACATCTCGCCGAGCATCCCGGTATTGTCGAAAAGCGATGCTCCGGGCGAAGATTCGCTTGTCCCCTGAATACC is part of the Nocardia sp. NBC_00565 genome and encodes:
- a CDS encoding cutinase family protein, with amino-acid sequence MSRFQWARVRCAQRGAHRAPVRVLAASATTVAALIVMTGAAWSQPTSEPPTGAECPALYVLGIQPAEETSPDATSTTDTGMLGTMLRPLLAETGTKVQRAYVELDASAATGSSSAAGDGYTRAISAAADRLVESATHVLQKCPDTQLGGAGYAQGAQALSEFSRRVGTGATAIPADRIAGIALIANPARQRDSEVLPGRPGQTTPSAPPSLPDSAVSAITLPNTRLDGGGIAAALGNHATGSASYGTLTGRVADLCAPGDLACNAPDHAALLQVVSNVAARADLHDPIAAISTIATAMAQTIYTTAVNVVNDDVQGTSLDQISYAPEKSISQRLAEASDPRTQIPGPNDAIQALMKLGTIAFNSVVTVAEKVITPATVAELIGVGLVNPVAALTTLGTKLAAAAVELIPPATGTRLVQQAFDAVRDNITDNADLVDIGLLTQAADVIGRRADYGASSNGQQSLMTVAAHWFAALADSPVQRPPHSSVTPRPAGVSTSAPLPSGEPHTPSPDRVAPPEELPAN
- a CDS encoding cutinase family protein; translated protein: MSKHRARQRHRAAWSVTACTAAAMLAGTATAIADDTAQVPGSSCPGLYVLGIQGTSESSPGASLFDNTGMLGEMFRPMLANGVSIGHAYVPYPASFGGVIGTGAGTDSYGDSVQAARAQLNAMATQVIAQCPDTQLAAAGFSQGAEVLSSFAADVGSGNGPVPADRVAGIALLSNPSRAPGTDPFPGRPGQLTPNPPPGSDGELTTQVRINPVPPTGGIAASGSGYGDLSGRVAEFCIAGDLSCDAPANDAALRTAAGLAAQADLRDPIAAAQSLSNAWSDTVADTRTSVLVNDVSVVDGQVTYAPSRSVSQRLAEAADPRSAAPTPEETHAANDKADRVVSAILADPLGQIPRLAGQLVAAIGQNIADNSDLANPAVLGRYLDVPGNHTGYGTDGQTANAADWFSALSRDLAGGAGR